One genomic segment of Trichococcus shcherbakoviae includes these proteins:
- a CDS encoding QueT transporter family protein, which produces MQKSFTKTQKLTFSAMYIAMYIVIMALTQSFAFGQYQIRIATTLYALAYFNPFLIIPAGLANLMSNLFFGGLGIIDMLGGTFVGIITASLVYAVRKYNLPKWCLILPIIFIPGIVVPIYLSQLLAIPFLPLVVSLCIGQSVPAFVGYFLVQALEKRFYKSALLKS; this is translated from the coding sequence ATGCAAAAATCATTCACAAAAACACAAAAATTGACTTTCTCAGCAATGTATATCGCTATGTACATCGTCATCATGGCTCTGACGCAATCTTTCGCTTTTGGACAATATCAAATCCGCATCGCCACAACTCTTTACGCCCTAGCTTATTTTAACCCGTTTCTGATCATCCCGGCTGGTCTCGCCAATCTTATGTCGAACCTGTTCTTCGGCGGACTTGGGATCATCGACATGCTTGGAGGAACCTTCGTCGGCATCATCACGGCTTCGCTCGTTTACGCTGTCCGCAAATACAACCTGCCGAAGTGGTGCCTGATCCTGCCGATCATCTTCATCCCTGGAATCGTTGTGCCGATCTACCTGTCGCAACTGTTGGCCATCCCGTTCCTGCCGCTTGTCGTCAGCCTCTGCATCGGCCAATCGGTACCGGCATTTGTCGGCTACTTTTTGGTGCAGGCACTGGAAAAACGATTCTACAAAAGCGCGCTTCTGAAATCCTGA
- a CDS encoding DEAD/DEAH box helicase, translating into MNYTTFEDFAISEEIVTALKALRYFKPTQVQQEVIPLTLKGKDIIVESQTGSGKTVSFGVPLCESVNWEENRPQALILVPTRELALQVKEDITNIGRLKRIKATAVFGKTSFDTQKSELRQKSHIVVGTPGRVLDHLQKGTMKFDKIRYLVLDEADEMLNMGFIEQVEAIIDFLPKQRQTLLFSATMPNEVVRLASFYMKNDRVSVKMESDEASKPKILQSFIRVQESGKPKQLLDLLTVENPDSCIIFCNTQEAVNGLYTFLSKAGLPIDKMHGGMVQDDRTAVMEDFRKGRLRYLVATDVAARGIDVDNVTHVVNYDVPEEKESFIHRTGRTGRAGKTGIALTLVTPNEERSWQAVQDFAQQEITEINPPSARFVQHHKATFEKKLQERPVIKQARNRELNKDITKVYFNGGKKKKLRAIDFVGTLTNIPGIDADDIGIITIQENVTYIEILNGKGPFVISEMQNRTVKGKALKVHKAKK; encoded by the coding sequence ATGAATTATACAACATTTGAAGACTTCGCAATCAGCGAAGAAATCGTTACGGCACTAAAGGCATTGCGTTATTTCAAACCGACGCAAGTACAACAGGAGGTCATCCCGCTGACCTTAAAGGGCAAAGATATCATTGTCGAATCGCAGACCGGCAGCGGAAAGACCGTCAGTTTCGGCGTACCGTTGTGCGAAAGTGTAAACTGGGAGGAAAACCGTCCGCAAGCGCTGATTTTGGTTCCGACAAGGGAGCTGGCTCTGCAAGTGAAAGAGGACATCACCAACATCGGACGGCTGAAGCGGATCAAGGCTACTGCTGTCTTCGGCAAGACTTCCTTCGACACGCAAAAATCGGAATTGAGACAGAAAAGCCATATCGTAGTCGGCACTCCGGGCAGGGTATTGGATCATCTGCAAAAAGGGACAATGAAATTTGACAAGATACGCTACCTGGTCCTTGATGAGGCGGATGAGATGCTGAATATGGGCTTCATTGAGCAAGTGGAAGCCATCATCGATTTCCTTCCGAAACAAAGACAAACGCTGCTGTTCTCCGCGACTATGCCGAATGAAGTGGTGCGTTTGGCCAGCTTCTATATGAAGAACGACCGCGTATCGGTGAAAATGGAAAGCGACGAGGCATCCAAGCCGAAGATTCTGCAATCCTTCATCCGTGTCCAAGAGTCGGGCAAACCCAAGCAACTATTGGATCTGCTGACCGTTGAGAATCCGGACAGCTGCATCATTTTCTGCAATACGCAGGAAGCCGTAAACGGACTGTACACATTCTTAAGTAAAGCAGGTTTGCCGATCGATAAGATGCACGGCGGAATGGTGCAGGATGACCGCACAGCCGTCATGGAAGATTTCCGCAAAGGCAGGCTGCGTTATTTGGTGGCTACGGATGTGGCTGCGCGCGGGATCGACGTCGATAACGTGACGCATGTCGTCAATTATGATGTCCCCGAAGAGAAAGAGAGCTTCATCCACCGTACCGGCAGGACCGGACGCGCCGGTAAAACTGGGATAGCCCTGACCTTGGTTACGCCTAATGAGGAAAGAAGCTGGCAGGCAGTGCAAGACTTCGCTCAGCAGGAAATCACTGAAATCAATCCGCCGAGCGCCCGCTTCGTGCAGCATCATAAAGCGACTTTCGAAAAGAAACTGCAGGAACGCCCCGTCATCAAACAGGCACGGAACCGGGAATTGAACAAGGACATCACCAAAGTCTATTTCAACGGCGGCAAGAAGAAAAAACTGCGCGCCATCGATTTCGTCGGCACGCTGACCAATATTCCCGGCATCGATGCGGATGATATCGGCATCATCACGATCCAGGAAAACGTGACATACATCGAAATCCTGAATGGCAAAGGCCCTTTTGTGATTTCCGAGATGCAGAACCGCACCGTCAAAGGCAAAGCATTGAAAGTGCATAAAGCAAAGAAATAG
- a CDS encoding OFA family MFS transporter produces MENKWMRAAVPALLIHCSIGTVYCWSLLKGGIAEYIGKPKGDVEWAFSIAIFFLGMSAAFAGRAVEKDIHKSSLIAAVCFAAGMAGTGFFIQQKSLIGIFLTYGVLMGIGCGIGYLSPVKTLMLWFKNNKGLATGIAVAGFGLAKVIASPIIEMLLGATNADGTLVDPTRLYKLFYILAVVYFIMMFIGHLLLKKPSDWVEVSVKMKKGENILDIFKNKTFIGIWLMFFINITCGLALISQEKDLLHFIGFGAVGVISSLTALFNASGRLGFASFGDRLKDRNTIYIWIFSLSIAATALTLLANGINNAIAPLVIITLCVINAGYGGGFSSLPPLLADRFGMNSISTIHGLALSAWAFAGLSGNQLSAFIIAKTGSFNNVLYVVLALYSVALFISAFLLRKKPDDMNKTRHPA; encoded by the coding sequence ATTGAAAATAAATGGATGCGTGCCGCTGTGCCGGCACTGCTGATCCATTGCAGCATCGGAACAGTCTACTGCTGGTCTTTGCTGAAGGGGGGCATCGCCGAATATATCGGCAAGCCGAAAGGAGATGTCGAATGGGCTTTCAGCATCGCCATCTTCTTCCTTGGCATGTCGGCTGCCTTCGCGGGTAGAGCCGTGGAAAAAGATATCCACAAGTCTTCCCTGATTGCGGCGGTTTGCTTCGCCGCCGGGATGGCCGGTACCGGATTCTTCATCCAGCAGAAATCCTTGATCGGCATTTTTCTGACTTACGGAGTCCTGATGGGCATCGGTTGCGGCATCGGCTATCTCTCGCCGGTCAAAACGCTGATGCTCTGGTTCAAAAACAATAAAGGCTTGGCTACAGGGATAGCGGTAGCAGGATTCGGATTGGCCAAGGTCATCGCCAGCCCGATCATCGAGATGCTTTTGGGTGCAACAAATGCGGACGGTACGCTCGTTGACCCAACCCGGCTCTACAAACTGTTCTATATCCTGGCTGTCGTTTATTTCATCATGATGTTTATCGGCCACCTTCTGTTGAAAAAACCGTCCGATTGGGTGGAAGTATCCGTGAAGATGAAGAAGGGAGAAAACATCCTCGACATCTTCAAGAACAAAACCTTCATCGGCATCTGGTTGATGTTCTTCATTAACATCACTTGCGGCTTGGCGCTCATCTCACAAGAGAAGGATTTGCTGCACTTCATCGGCTTCGGTGCTGTCGGAGTGATCAGCTCGTTGACGGCACTCTTCAACGCAAGTGGGCGGCTTGGCTTTGCATCCTTCGGAGACAGATTGAAGGACAGAAACACCATCTATATCTGGATTTTTAGTTTGTCGATCGCGGCTACGGCGCTTACGCTTTTGGCGAACGGCATCAACAATGCAATCGCTCCTTTAGTCATTATTACGCTTTGTGTCATCAACGCCGGCTACGGCGGCGGTTTCTCCAGCCTTCCGCCATTGCTTGCCGACCGCTTCGGGATGAACAGCATCAGCACCATCCACGGACTGGCTTTATCGGCCTGGGCTTTTGCCGGACTTTCCGGGAATCAATTGAGTGCCTTCATCATTGCGAAGACAGGTTCCTTCAACAACGTTCTCTATGTCGTGTTGGCATTGTATTCGGTCGCGCTCTTCATCAGCGCCTTCCTCCTAAGAAAAAAACCGGATGACATGAATAAAACGAGACATCCAGCCTAA
- the metK gene encoding methionine adenosyltransferase gives MKRTFFTSESVMEGHPDKLCDQIADGILDAILEEDPFARVACDVSASTGLITVFGQITTVSTVDIPAIVRSIIQDVGYTDSDFGIDGKACSVLIGLDRQSADIAVGVGSSLEKRLGSDDETDQLGAGDQGLMFGYACKETPELMPLPITLAHKLAEKVAELRKSEELPYLRPDGKTQVTVEYADGHVKRIEAVVIACQHDESVDQERIREDMLRMVIPAVIPAELLDDQTKYFVNATGRFVIGGPAGDSGWTGKKIIVDTYGGYARHGGGSFSGKDPTKVDRSAAYAARYVAKNVVAAGLADSCEIQLAYVIGVARPVSVRVETFGTAILAEELIEELIDKHFDLRPAAIIRDFGLRKPIYRKLACYGHFGRPELDLPWERTDKADLLAEEAMDLKRLPKRQTGDEFHG, from the coding sequence ATGAAGAGAACATTTTTCACCTCGGAATCGGTCATGGAGGGGCATCCGGATAAGCTCTGCGATCAGATAGCCGACGGGATATTGGATGCCATTCTGGAGGAGGATCCGTTCGCGCGGGTGGCTTGCGATGTTTCCGCCAGTACTGGTTTGATCACGGTTTTCGGCCAGATTACGACGGTCAGCACGGTGGATATCCCGGCCATCGTGCGGTCCATTATCCAGGATGTCGGCTATACGGACAGCGACTTTGGTATCGATGGGAAGGCCTGTTCCGTCCTGATCGGTTTGGACAGGCAATCAGCGGATATCGCTGTAGGGGTGGGCTCCTCTTTGGAAAAACGGCTCGGTTCGGACGATGAAACGGACCAATTGGGCGCCGGCGATCAGGGACTGATGTTCGGCTATGCCTGCAAGGAGACGCCGGAGTTGATGCCGCTGCCGATCACGTTGGCGCATAAGCTGGCCGAGAAGGTTGCGGAGTTGCGGAAATCGGAGGAGCTGCCTTATCTGAGGCCGGACGGAAAAACGCAAGTGACCGTGGAATATGCGGACGGCCATGTCAAAAGGATCGAAGCGGTCGTGATCGCCTGTCAGCATGACGAATCGGTCGATCAGGAACGGATCAGAGAGGACATGCTTCGAATGGTTATTCCGGCCGTTATTCCGGCGGAGCTGTTGGATGATCAGACGAAATATTTCGTCAATGCCACCGGCCGTTTCGTCATCGGCGGTCCTGCCGGCGATTCGGGATGGACCGGTAAAAAGATCATCGTCGATACTTATGGTGGTTATGCACGGCATGGCGGAGGTTCCTTTTCCGGGAAAGATCCGACCAAAGTCGACCGTTCCGCCGCATACGCTGCCCGATATGTGGCGAAGAACGTTGTGGCTGCCGGCTTGGCAGACAGCTGCGAGATCCAGCTGGCCTATGTCATCGGAGTGGCGAGGCCCGTTTCCGTCCGTGTTGAAACGTTCGGGACGGCCATCCTCGCCGAAGAATTAATCGAAGAACTGATCGATAAGCACTTCGACCTGCGCCCAGCCGCAATCATCCGCGATTTCGGTCTGCGGAAACCAATCTACAGAAAGCTTGCCTGCTACGGCCATTTCGGCAGACCCGAATTGGATCTTCCTTGGGAGCGTACCGATAAGGCCGATTTGCTGGCGGAAGAAGCGATGGATTTGAAACGATTGCCGAAACGTCAGACAGGGGATGAATTTCATGGATAG
- a CDS encoding isoprenylcysteine carboxylmethyltransferase family protein has protein sequence MDRKQVRQERSNLLKLVLIRLFSGLLVIGGLLFAFAGSFRYWQAWLFLAALAIPLVMTLTFLLRKDPALLEKRMNLKEPRKEQRKIVQISGLFMLLGFFLPGLDYRYQWSDVPIWLVVVSVIVFEFSYAMIVAVFAQNSYASRVVEIQEGQQLIDTGLYAIIRHPMYSASIILYLSIPLMLGSYVAVIPMALSCLEIIARIKDEEEMLKAGLAGYTAYTQRVKYRFIPYVW, from the coding sequence ATGGATAGAAAGCAGGTTCGGCAGGAAAGGAGCAATTTGCTAAAGTTGGTCCTGATCCGTCTCTTTTCAGGGTTGCTTGTGATCGGAGGACTCCTGTTCGCTTTTGCGGGGAGCTTCCGGTATTGGCAGGCTTGGCTTTTTCTGGCGGCGTTGGCGATCCCTTTGGTCATGACGCTCACCTTTTTGCTGCGGAAGGATCCCGCTTTGCTGGAAAAACGGATGAATTTGAAGGAGCCGCGCAAAGAGCAACGCAAAATCGTCCAAATTTCAGGGTTGTTCATGCTTTTGGGCTTTTTCCTGCCTGGATTGGACTACCGCTACCAGTGGTCCGATGTCCCGATTTGGCTGGTTGTTGTCAGCGTCATTGTGTTCGAATTCTCCTATGCGATGATTGTCGCCGTTTTCGCCCAGAACAGCTATGCCTCCCGGGTCGTCGAAATCCAGGAAGGGCAGCAGTTGATCGATACAGGGCTCTATGCGATCATCCGCCACCCAATGTATTCGGCGTCCATCATCCTGTATCTGTCGATTCCGCTGATGCTAGGGTCCTACGTTGCCGTGATTCCGATGGCATTGAGTTGCCTCGAAATCATCGCGCGGATCAAAGACGAGGAGGAGATGCTGAAAGCAGGGCTAGCGGGCTACACAGCCTATACCCAGCGCGTCAAATACCGCTTCATTCCCTACGTTTGGTGA
- a CDS encoding Maf family nucleotide pyrophosphatase gives MQVNIRKAELQDLAALKIIEDACFPEAEAATLESLSERLHLFPESFLVAEAEGVLVGFVNGAVIDEPIIRDAHYHDAALHNPDGAYQSVFGLDVVPAFRRTGIAEKLLTALIEAARQAGRKGLTLCCKEEKIPYYEKFGLVNSGRSSSTHGNAVWYDMILHFEEEKRGEQMDLKIILASQSPRRNELLSLCIKDFAVQAADIDEKAIEERILAAAGQGTFLDTATELVETLAREKAAVIHRENSEAMVIGSDTVVVLDEKILGKPVDEADAYAMLRALAGKTHSVLTGVSILWGEKEETFASETKVSFFEWDDRMAKGVKAYVASGKPMDKAGAYGIQEEAALWVSGIEGDYNTIVGFPIALVDKAIHRLLTEAEAEK, from the coding sequence ATGCAAGTGAATATTAGGAAAGCAGAGCTGCAGGATTTGGCTGCACTGAAAATAATCGAGGATGCGTGTTTTCCGGAAGCCGAGGCGGCGACGCTTGAATCACTCAGTGAGCGGTTGCACCTGTTCCCTGAGAGCTTCCTGGTTGCCGAAGCCGAGGGCGTACTGGTGGGATTCGTGAACGGAGCCGTCATCGATGAACCGATCATCCGCGATGCCCACTACCATGATGCTGCTTTGCATAATCCGGATGGCGCTTATCAAAGCGTCTTCGGGTTGGATGTGGTTCCGGCCTTCAGGAGGACGGGAATCGCGGAAAAGTTGCTGACCGCATTGATCGAAGCGGCCAGACAAGCGGGCAGAAAAGGCTTGACGCTTTGCTGCAAAGAAGAAAAGATTCCTTACTACGAGAAGTTCGGGTTGGTGAACAGCGGCAGATCGAGCTCCACGCACGGGAATGCCGTGTGGTACGATATGATTCTGCATTTTGAAGAAGAAAAAAGGGGAGAGCAAATGGATCTGAAAATCATATTGGCGAGTCAATCGCCAAGACGCAACGAACTGCTGTCCTTGTGCATCAAGGACTTCGCGGTCCAGGCTGCGGATATCGACGAAAAAGCGATAGAAGAACGCATTTTAGCCGCAGCGGGACAGGGAACATTTTTGGACACCGCCACGGAACTTGTGGAAACATTGGCGCGGGAAAAAGCGGCGGTCATCCACCGTGAGAACAGCGAAGCGATGGTCATCGGCTCCGACACTGTGGTCGTGTTGGACGAAAAAATCCTCGGCAAACCGGTTGATGAGGCCGATGCCTATGCGATGCTGCGCGCACTGGCTGGCAAGACCCATTCGGTCCTGACCGGCGTCAGCATTTTATGGGGCGAAAAGGAAGAGACCTTTGCTTCTGAGACGAAAGTCAGCTTCTTCGAGTGGGACGATCGGATGGCGAAGGGAGTGAAGGCATACGTGGCATCGGGCAAGCCGATGGATAAAGCCGGAGCATACGGCATCCAGGAGGAAGCTGCGCTCTGGGTTTCCGGTATCGAAGGCGACTATAACACGATCGTCGGTTTTCCAATCGCATTGGTCGATAAAGCCATCCACCGTTTGCTGACGGAGGCGGAAGCAGAAAAATAG
- the queF gene encoding preQ(1) synthase translates to MTAGRNEADLNGITQLGNQQTKYPQDYDSKVLETFPNKHPDNDYFVKFNCPEFTSLCPMTGQPDFATIYISYVPGEIMVESKSLKLYLFSFRNHGDFHEDCMNIIMKDLIALMAPKYIEVWGKFTPRGGISIDPYCNYGQPGTKWADVAWQRLAQHDLYPEKVDNR, encoded by the coding sequence ATGACAGCAGGCCGAAATGAAGCCGATCTGAACGGCATCACCCAATTGGGCAACCAACAAACAAAATATCCGCAGGACTACGATTCGAAAGTCCTTGAGACTTTTCCGAACAAGCATCCTGACAATGATTACTTTGTGAAATTCAACTGCCCCGAATTCACAAGCTTGTGCCCGATGACGGGACAGCCCGATTTTGCGACCATCTATATTTCCTATGTCCCGGGGGAGATCATGGTCGAAAGTAAATCGTTGAAGCTTTACCTTTTCAGTTTCCGCAACCACGGCGACTTCCACGAGGATTGCATGAACATCATCATGAAGGATCTGATCGCATTGATGGCGCCGAAATACATCGAGGTGTGGGGGAAATTCACACCGAGAGGCGGCATCTCGATCGATCCTTACTGCAACTACGGACAGCCCGGCACGAAATGGGCAGACGTGGCTTGGCAACGATTGGCGCAGCACGATCTTTATCCTGAGAAAGTCGACAACCGCTAG
- a CDS encoding transposase yields MMLTKKVRLIVTDETSKLYQAAGVARWAYNYTIRMQEMNHRFGGTFISDNDLRRHITKMKKRKKYEWLNDVSNNVVKQSVKDACKAYKAFFNGQAQHPRFKTKRRSKPSFYNDCVKLKVKGNHVLLEKIGWVKTNEPLPVDCKYYNPRIKFDGKYWYLTVGIEVNPVKVKLDGRNVGVDIGIKELAVTSDGVFYNNINKTASVRKAERRLKRLQRRASKKYKKGTPKSKHLLNLESEIRRQHRRLANIRTNHVHQTTAEIVKSKPSRIVMETLNIRGMMKDKHLAKAVANQKLYFFKQCLQYKCELNGIEFVEADQWFPSSKLCNNCGTLKKDLKRSDRVYHCTCGHHCDRDLNASYNLRDYQAV; encoded by the coding sequence ATGATGCTGACGAAGAAGGTCCGTTTGATTGTGACAGACGAAACTTCCAAACTCTACCAAGCAGCAGGCGTTGCTCGTTGGGCTTACAACTACACGATTCGAATGCAGGAAATGAACCATCGCTTCGGTGGGACGTTCATCAGCGATAATGATCTGCGCAGACACATCACCAAGATGAAGAAACGTAAGAAATACGAATGGTTGAATGACGTGTCCAACAATGTTGTCAAACAGTCGGTCAAGGATGCCTGCAAAGCCTATAAAGCCTTCTTCAACGGGCAAGCCCAGCATCCCCGTTTCAAGACCAAACGCCGCTCCAAACCGAGTTTCTACAATGACTGTGTCAAGCTGAAAGTGAAAGGCAACCACGTTCTGTTGGAAAAAATCGGTTGGGTGAAAACCAACGAACCGTTGCCCGTGGACTGCAAATACTACAACCCGCGCATCAAATTCGACGGCAAATACTGGTATCTGACGGTTGGCATCGAGGTGAATCCGGTAAAAGTTAAATTGGATGGTCGGAATGTCGGGGTGGATATCGGCATCAAGGAGTTAGCTGTCACCTCCGATGGTGTTTTTTACAACAACATCAACAAGACAGCCTCCGTGAGGAAAGCGGAGAGACGCCTCAAGAGATTGCAGCGGCGTGCAAGCAAAAAATACAAAAAAGGAACGCCTAAATCTAAACATCTCCTAAATCTAGAAAGTGAAATCCGAAGGCAGCACAGACGCTTAGCCAACATCCGAACCAATCATGTCCATCAAACAACCGCGGAGATCGTGAAATCCAAACCCTCCCGCATTGTGATGGAAACGCTGAACATCCGCGGCATGATGAAAGACAAGCATTTGGCTAAGGCGGTCGCAAATCAGAAACTCTATTTCTTCAAACAATGCCTGCAATACAAATGCGAACTAAATGGCATTGAATTTGTGGAAGCAGACCAGTGGTTTCCGAGCTCCAAGTTGTGCAACAACTGTGGAACGCTCAAAAAGGACCTGAAACGCAGTGACAGGGTCTACCACTGCACATGCGGCCACCATTGCGATAGGGATCTGAACGCAAGCTATAATCTGAGGGATTACCAAGCAGTCTAA
- the queC gene encoding 7-cyano-7-deazaguanine synthase QueC, translated as MNGTTQKQALVIFSGGQDSTTCLIQAIQKYGAANTVALSFSYGQRHSIELERAAWIAKDLGVEHHILDANVMGKVTTNALMDESQTIKEADAEDYPNTFVDGRNALFLLLAGIFAKSKGIRIIILGVCETDFSGYPDCRDVFVKSMNVTLNLAMDYNFNVETPLMYLTKAQTWELADQLGCLAYIEEHTHTCYMGVPGGCGECPSCKLRNAGLAEYLNK; from the coding sequence GTGAACGGGACAACGCAAAAACAAGCATTGGTCATCTTTTCAGGCGGGCAGGATTCCACGACTTGCCTGATCCAAGCCATCCAAAAGTACGGCGCGGCAAACACTGTGGCCCTTTCCTTCAGCTACGGCCAGCGCCATAGCATCGAGCTGGAACGGGCGGCTTGGATCGCCAAAGATCTGGGGGTCGAACACCATATCCTGGACGCGAACGTCATGGGCAAAGTCACCACGAACGCATTGATGGACGAGTCGCAGACAATCAAGGAAGCCGATGCCGAAGACTACCCGAACACCTTCGTCGACGGCCGGAACGCCCTGTTCCTGTTGTTGGCGGGTATCTTTGCCAAGTCCAAAGGCATCCGCATAATTATCCTAGGCGTGTGCGAAACGGACTTCAGCGGTTATCCGGACTGCCGGGATGTGTTCGTCAAATCGATGAACGTGACCCTGAACCTGGCCATGGATTACAATTTCAACGTCGAAACGCCGTTGATGTACCTGACAAAGGCCCAGACATGGGAGCTGGCGGATCAGTTGGGTTGTCTCGCCTACATCGAGGAACATACCCATACTTGTTATATGGGCGTTCCCGGTGGTTGCGGCGAGTGCCCATCCTGCAAACTCCGCAATGCCGGACTGGCAGAATATTTGAATAAATGA
- the amrB gene encoding AmmeMemoRadiSam system protein B produces MLVFGVISPHPPLIIPEIGGKDIERVKRTVAALEMTAERLAAAKPDRLLIISPHEGHGFEVPMHYLDRQLPPNLETEKILVTVPSYEHYYEWGKRYGEACDQSNLRTAIIASADLSHVLKPEGPYGYHSAGPLFDKLVIKAIKEKDASQLLRLDAGFLERVAECGLRSILFLMGAFEGREYEAEVLSYEGPFGVGYLVATFMPSESEEQIKDA; encoded by the coding sequence ATGTTGGTTTTTGGCGTCATCAGTCCGCATCCGCCGCTCATCATTCCGGAAATAGGCGGGAAGGACATCGAAAGGGTAAAACGCACAGTGGCGGCTTTGGAGATGACAGCCGAAAGACTCGCCGCCGCAAAGCCGGACCGTCTGCTCATCATCTCGCCGCATGAAGGCCACGGTTTTGAAGTGCCCATGCATTATCTCGACAGACAATTGCCGCCCAACCTGGAAACGGAAAAGATTTTGGTGACGGTGCCTTCCTACGAGCACTACTACGAATGGGGAAAACGCTATGGGGAAGCTTGCGACCAATCAAATCTGCGCACTGCCATCATCGCTTCTGCCGATCTGTCGCACGTGCTGAAGCCAGAGGGGCCTTACGGCTACCATTCGGCGGGGCCTTTGTTTGATAAATTAGTGATCAAAGCCATCAAGGAAAAGGATGCCAGTCAGCTGTTGCGGTTGGATGCCGGGTTCCTTGAAAGGGTGGCGGAGTGCGGACTGCGCTCCATCCTGTTCCTGATGGGAGCGTTCGAAGGCAGGGAATACGAAGCGGAAGTGCTCTCCTACGAAGGTCCTTTCGGGGTCGGTTACCTTGTCGCAACCTTCATGCCTTCGGAGTCCGAAGAGCAAATCAAGGATGCGTGA
- a CDS encoding radical SAM protein codes for MGCNLRCLWCQNWAISQASKPDRPIYGEDISPEEHVRRALAAGCPSIAYTYTEPIIFVEYALDTMKLAREAGLKNIWKTAGYATKETLDAIIPYLDAVNVDLKGTDDEVYKEYCGGTAQPVLDTIIRFHESGVHLEIATLVVPGVNDRIDQLERMARFIAEEVGKEVPWHVNRFFPGWKMMDTAITPMQTLETAAALGKKFGLLHVHIGNV; via the coding sequence ATCGGCTGTAACCTGCGTTGTCTTTGGTGCCAAAACTGGGCGATTTCGCAGGCCTCCAAACCGGATCGTCCGATTTATGGGGAGGACATCAGCCCGGAAGAGCATGTGCGGCGGGCTTTGGCTGCCGGTTGTCCTTCCATCGCCTACACTTACACGGAACCGATCATCTTTGTCGAATATGCGCTCGACACAATGAAGCTGGCCCGTGAAGCAGGGCTGAAGAATATCTGGAAGACAGCCGGCTATGCGACGAAAGAGACGCTGGATGCCATCATTCCATATCTGGATGCCGTCAATGTCGACCTGAAAGGGACCGATGACGAAGTGTACAAAGAATATTGCGGCGGTACAGCGCAACCGGTGCTGGATACGATCATCCGATTTCATGAATCAGGCGTGCATCTCGAAATCGCCACGCTCGTCGTGCCTGGGGTGAATGACCGCATCGACCAACTCGAACGGATGGCGCGGTTCATCGCTGAGGAGGTCGGCAAAGAAGTGCCATGGCATGTCAACCGCTTCTTCCCGGGCTGGAAAATGATGGACACAGCCATCACGCCGATGCAGACTCTGGAAACAGCCGCAGCGCTTGGGAAAAAATTCGGATTGCTGCACGTGCACATCGGCAACGTCTGA